The following proteins are encoded in a genomic region of Comamonas resistens:
- the dapF gene encoding diaminopimelate epimerase translates to MQIRFTKMQGAGNDFVVLDETQGRLGLSSAQYRYLANRHFGVGADQILTVRPAPAEGVDFEYVIHNADGGEVEQCGNGARCFARYVHDKGLTDKRVIRVHTLAGVIAPELHADGRVTVDMGAPQLDPAKVPFIAEGLQPQMQGNAQKWPLALDESAQPATVWVAPVSMGNPHAVQVVEDVDRAPVEAQGPLIEHHVRFPQRVNAGFMQIINRAEVKLRVYERGAGETLACGTGACAAVVAGIGWGLLDARVDVHTRGGLLTIEWAGGAQDRVRMTGPAEFVFEGQIDIPETL, encoded by the coding sequence ATGCAGATTCGCTTTACCAAGATGCAAGGCGCGGGCAACGACTTTGTCGTGCTTGACGAAACACAGGGCCGACTGGGCCTGAGCAGCGCCCAGTACCGCTACCTGGCCAACCGCCATTTCGGCGTGGGAGCCGACCAGATTCTGACCGTGCGCCCAGCGCCTGCCGAGGGCGTGGATTTTGAATATGTGATTCATAACGCCGACGGCGGAGAGGTGGAGCAGTGCGGCAATGGCGCGCGCTGTTTTGCCCGTTATGTGCATGACAAGGGCTTGACCGACAAGCGCGTGATCCGCGTTCACACCCTGGCCGGCGTGATCGCGCCCGAGCTGCATGCGGATGGCCGCGTGACCGTCGACATGGGGGCCCCCCAGCTGGACCCGGCCAAGGTGCCCTTCATCGCCGAAGGCTTGCAGCCCCAGATGCAGGGAAATGCACAGAAATGGCCTCTTGCCCTTGATGAGTCTGCGCAGCCAGCTACGGTTTGGGTAGCGCCAGTGTCCATGGGCAACCCCCATGCCGTGCAGGTGGTCGAGGATGTGGACAGGGCGCCGGTTGAAGCACAGGGTCCGCTGATCGAACACCATGTGCGTTTTCCGCAGCGTGTGAACGCTGGATTCATGCAGATCATCAACCGCGCAGAGGTGAAGCTGCGCGTCTATGAGCGTGGAGCCGGCGAAACGCTGGCCTGCGGCACAGGCGCTTGCGCGGCCGTGGTGGCGGGCATTGGCTGGGGGCTGCTGGATGCGCGCGTGGATGTCCACACGCGCGGTGGCCTGCTGACCATTGAATGGGCTGGCGGCGCGCAGGACCGTGTGCGCATGACCGGCCCAGCCGAGTTTGTTTTTGAAGGCCAGATCGACATACCCGAGACGCTATGA
- a CDS encoding MarR family winged helix-turn-helix transcriptional regulator: protein MPAHQPVGTSTTKATPARGKRAPKDAGQQETAPAAEVFAVDQVNASFLESLLGYNARRASLSLVGVFVKCMEGFDLKIVEFSLLSLVGGNPGITSRQLCQQLDVLPPNMVGMIEVMTRRGFLERRPHPRDGRAMGLYLTEAGRALVDQAEPQLKASESAAVSHLSVEEQQQLLNLLQKLYR from the coding sequence ATGCCTGCTCATCAGCCTGTCGGAACGTCGACCACCAAAGCCACCCCGGCGCGCGGCAAGCGCGCCCCGAAGGATGCAGGGCAGCAGGAGACGGCACCTGCTGCAGAGGTGTTTGCGGTCGATCAGGTCAATGCCAGTTTTCTGGAATCCCTGCTGGGCTATAACGCACGGCGCGCTTCCCTGTCCCTGGTGGGAGTGTTTGTCAAATGCATGGAGGGCTTTGATCTCAAGATCGTAGAGTTCTCCCTGCTGTCCCTGGTGGGGGGCAACCCCGGCATCACCTCGCGTCAGCTGTGCCAGCAGCTCGATGTGCTGCCGCCCAATATGGTGGGCATGATCGAAGTCATGACGCGGCGCGGCTTTCTGGAGCGCCGTCCCCATCCCCGTGACGGGCGTGCCATGGGGCTGTATCTGACGGAGGCAGGGCGAGCCCTGGTGGATCAGGCCGAGCCTCAGCTCAAGGCCAGCGAGAGCGCGGCAGTCAGCCACCTCAGCGTTGAGGAGCAGCAGCAGTTGCTGAACCTGTTGCAGAAACTGTATCGCTGA
- a CDS encoding acyl-CoA dehydrogenase family protein translates to MSYLPASADNAFLLFDVLKADEQLQRLPAHAATDKALMQQVLEEAGKWVGEVVAPLSREGDEVGVQFAAGKVTTPPGFAQAYQDFWQAGWPALACAEEDGGQGLPWVLEGVLYEWLSAANHGWTMAPGLLHGAYECLKHHGSDALKAAYLSKVASGEWLATMCLTEAHAGSDLGLVRTQAVPVGESELAERFEISGSKIFISGGEHDLTENIVHLVLARLPGASAGPKGLSLFLVPKVLRGGERNRVVCERIEEKMGLHGSPTCVMRFDAAQGWLIGQPGAGLNAMFVMMNAARLHVALQGVGLLDAAWQKAHAYALERRQMRAPGAVPASRGAGDAADLIIEHPTIARTLDLQRAWIDGGRVLAYQTGIYLDVARHAEDAGAREQAQQWCSLITPVLKAAWTQQAFEGASACLQVFGGHGYIREWGVEQIVRDSRVAMIYEGTNEIQAIDLLIRKVLPDGGQSMGQWLLSLRQSLDAGRTLDAEVLRCLAQLRYFTTVLAQACKEDDTLAWRVADDYLRCVAVVLMGWAWARIAATEGTDQARWQGPLKQLQQRILPEIEWRLGLMKLQWTQASVVHGNQLFTPAA, encoded by the coding sequence ATGTCCTATTTGCCCGCCAGCGCCGATAACGCGTTTCTTCTTTTCGATGTACTCAAGGCCGATGAGCAGTTGCAGCGTTTACCGGCGCATGCAGCTACCGACAAAGCCTTGATGCAGCAGGTGCTGGAAGAGGCCGGCAAGTGGGTGGGCGAGGTGGTAGCCCCGTTGTCGCGCGAAGGCGACGAGGTGGGCGTGCAGTTTGCCGCGGGCAAGGTCACCACACCGCCGGGTTTTGCACAGGCCTATCAGGACTTCTGGCAGGCGGGCTGGCCTGCGCTGGCCTGTGCCGAGGAAGACGGCGGCCAGGGCCTGCCCTGGGTGCTGGAAGGCGTGCTCTATGAGTGGTTGAGCGCGGCCAACCATGGCTGGACCATGGCGCCTGGGCTGTTGCATGGTGCTTATGAATGCCTCAAGCACCATGGCAGCGATGCGCTCAAGGCCGCATATCTGTCCAAGGTGGCCAGTGGCGAATGGCTGGCCACCATGTGTCTGACGGAGGCCCATGCGGGCAGCGACCTGGGGCTGGTGCGCACGCAGGCTGTACCGGTTGGCGAGTCAGAGCTGGCCGAGCGTTTCGAGATCAGCGGCAGCAAGATTTTCATCTCCGGCGGCGAGCATGATCTGACCGAAAACATCGTGCATCTGGTGCTGGCGCGTCTGCCCGGGGCATCCGCCGGACCCAAGGGGCTTTCGCTGTTTCTGGTGCCAAAGGTGCTGCGGGGCGGTGAGCGCAACCGCGTGGTCTGCGAGCGCATCGAGGAAAAAATGGGTTTGCATGGCAGCCCCACCTGCGTGATGCGCTTTGATGCGGCGCAGGGCTGGCTGATCGGCCAGCCCGGGGCGGGCCTCAATGCCATGTTTGTGATGATGAATGCCGCGCGCCTGCATGTGGCCCTGCAAGGCGTGGGCCTGCTGGACGCGGCCTGGCAGAAGGCCCATGCCTATGCATTGGAGCGCCGCCAGATGCGCGCGCCGGGCGCGGTGCCGGCGTCGCGGGGAGCGGGGGATGCTGCGGATTTGATCATCGAGCACCCGACAATCGCCCGCACGCTCGATCTGCAGCGTGCCTGGATCGATGGCGGGCGCGTGCTGGCCTATCAAACAGGTATTTACCTCGATGTGGCCCGCCATGCGGAGGATGCCGGGGCACGCGAGCAGGCACAGCAGTGGTGCAGTCTGATCACGCCCGTGCTCAAGGCCGCCTGGACGCAGCAGGCGTTCGAGGGCGCCAGTGCCTGTCTGCAGGTGTTTGGCGGTCATGGCTATATCCGCGAATGGGGCGTGGAGCAGATCGTGCGCGATTCGCGCGTGGCCATGATTTATGAAGGCACAAACGAGATTCAGGCCATAGATCTGCTGATACGCAAGGTGCTGCCCGATGGCGGTCAGTCCATGGGCCAGTGGCTGCTGTCCTTGCGCCAAAGCCTGGATGCGGGCCGCACGCTGGATGCCGAGGTGCTGCGCTGCCTCGCGCAACTGCGTTACTTCACCACGGTACTGGCGCAGGCCTGCAAGGAAGATGACACCCTGGCCTGGCGTGTGGCCGACGACTATCTGCGCTGCGTGGCCGTGGTGCTGATGGGCTGGGCCTGGGCCCGGATCGCGGCGACAGAGGGTACGGATCAGGCCCGTTGGCAAGGGCCGCTCAAACAGCTGCAGCAGCGCATACTGCCGGAGATCGAATGGCGCCTGGGCCTGATGAAGTTGCAATGGACGCAGGCCTCCGTCGTGCACGGCAACCAGCTATTCACGCCGGCGGCCTGA
- a CDS encoding Bug family tripartite tricarboxylate transporter substrate binding protein translates to MQDRRNFVKSLGAGAALAAIGGMAARSAYAQGSGPLEQVRILYGFPAGSAGDSVARRVAEKIGGTSYSKNMGVVENKPGAGGRIALENLRNSAGDGSVIVLSQVSAFSIYPHIYSKLTYQAKDFEPISIGAIMHHGLAVGPAVPAEVKTLKDFLAWCKNNPDKASFGSPGAGTQPHLIGSLLSLRSGIKLSHVPYRGTAPAVSDLAGGQIAAVMGPSGDFLSYYKAGKLRVLATSGPKRNPYLPNVPTFAEQGFSDLTAEEWFGFYANAKTPADVRQRAHAAIVAALKSDALKESVGVVGLIATSSTPEEMARSQQAEFERWGPLVKQIGFTADT, encoded by the coding sequence ATGCAAGATCGTCGTAATTTCGTCAAAAGTCTGGGCGCAGGTGCGGCGCTGGCCGCAATCGGTGGCATGGCTGCCCGCAGTGCTTACGCACAGGGCAGCGGGCCGCTGGAGCAGGTGCGCATTCTGTACGGCTTCCCGGCAGGCAGTGCCGGTGATTCGGTGGCGCGCCGCGTGGCAGAGAAGATTGGCGGCACCAGCTACAGCAAGAACATGGGCGTGGTGGAAAACAAGCCCGGCGCAGGCGGCCGCATCGCGCTGGAGAACCTGCGCAACTCCGCGGGTGACGGTTCGGTCATCGTTCTGTCCCAGGTCTCGGCTTTCTCCATCTATCCCCATATCTATAGCAAGCTGACCTATCAGGCCAAGGATTTCGAGCCGATTTCGATTGGCGCCATCATGCACCACGGCTTGGCCGTCGGCCCTGCCGTGCCTGCCGAGGTCAAGACGCTCAAGGACTTTCTGGCCTGGTGCAAGAACAACCCCGACAAGGCCAGCTTTGGCAGCCCCGGTGCCGGCACCCAGCCGCATCTGATTGGCTCGCTGCTCAGCCTGCGCTCTGGCATCAAGCTCAGCCATGTGCCGTATCGTGGCACGGCGCCAGCGGTGTCCGATCTGGCGGGCGGCCAAATTGCAGCCGTCATGGGCCCCAGCGGAGACTTTCTCAGCTATTACAAGGCCGGCAAGCTGCGTGTGCTGGCCACCAGCGGCCCGAAGCGCAACCCCTATCTGCCCAATGTGCCCACTTTTGCCGAGCAGGGTTTCAGCGATCTGACGGCCGAAGAGTGGTTTGGTTTCTACGCCAATGCCAAGACGCCTGCCGATGTGCGCCAGCGCGCCCATGCAGCGATTGTGGCGGCACTCAAGAGCGATGCGCTCAAGGAAAGCGTGGGCGTGGTGGGCCTGATTGCCACCAGCTCCACACCCGAGGAAATGGCCCGATCGCAGCAGGCCGAGTTCGAGCGCTGGGGTCCGCTGGTCAAGCAGATCGGCTTTACTGCGGATACCTGA
- a CDS encoding Bug family tripartite tricarboxylate transporter substrate binding protein, translated as MQGRRNFVKGLGAGAVLAAFGSAYAQGSGPLEQVRILYGFPAGSAGDSVARRVAEKIGGSGYSKNMGVVENKPGAGGRIALENLRNAVGDGSVIALSQVSAFSIYPHIYSKLSYQARDFEPISIGAIMHHGLAVGPAVPAEVKTLKDFLAWCKNNPDKASFGSPGAGSQPHLLGALLGLRSGVKLSHAPYRGMAPGVSDVAGGQIAAIMGPCGDYLSYHKAGKLRVLATSGPQRNPYLPNVPTFAEQGFGDLTAEEWFGFYANAKTPADVRQRAHAAIVAALKSDALKESLGVVGLIATSSTPEEMARSQQAEFERWGALVKQIGFTGDS; from the coding sequence ATGCAAGGTCGTCGCAATTTCGTCAAAGGCCTGGGTGCTGGCGCTGTGCTGGCCGCTTTCGGTAGCGCCTATGCGCAGGGCAGTGGTCCGCTGGAGCAGGTGCGCATTTTGTACGGCTTCCCGGCAGGCAGCGCCGGTGACTCGGTGGCCCGTCGCGTGGCCGAAAAGATCGGGGGCAGCGGCTACAGCAAGAACATGGGCGTGGTGGAAAACAAGCCCGGTGCCGGCGGGCGCATTGCACTGGAGAACCTGCGCAATGCTGTCGGTGATGGCTCGGTGATCGCGCTCTCGCAGGTCTCGGCTTTTTCCATCTATCCCCATATCTATAGCAAGCTCAGCTATCAGGCCAGGGACTTCGAGCCGATCTCGATCGGGGCCATCATGCACCACGGCCTGGCCGTCGGCCCGGCCGTGCCTGCCGAGGTCAAGACGCTCAAGGACTTCCTGGCCTGGTGCAAGAACAACCCTGACAAGGCCAGCTTCGGCAGCCCTGGCGCAGGCAGTCAGCCCCATCTGCTGGGCGCGTTGTTGGGCCTGCGCTCGGGCGTCAAGCTCAGTCATGCGCCTTATCGCGGCATGGCGCCCGGCGTTTCGGATGTGGCTGGCGGCCAGATTGCGGCCATCATGGGCCCCTGCGGCGACTATCTGAGCTATCACAAGGCCGGGAAGCTGCGCGTGCTGGCCACCAGCGGCCCGCAGCGCAACCCCTACCTGCCCAATGTGCCTACGTTTGCCGAACAGGGCTTTGGCGATCTGACGGCCGAGGAATGGTTTGGCTTCTATGCCAATGCCAAGACGCCCGCCGATGTGCGCCAGCGCGCCCATGCAGCGATTGTGGCAGCACTCAAGAGCGATGCACTCAAGGAGAGTCTGGGCGTGGTCGGGTTGATTGCCACCAGCTCCACGCCGGAGGAAATGGCGCGTTCCCAGCAGGCAGAGTTCGAACGCTGGGGGGCGCTGGTCAAGCAGATTGGCTTTACCGGCGACTCCTGA
- a CDS encoding SDR family NAD(P)-dependent oxidoreductase: MQVREQIAIVTGGASGLGEATARALAAAGARVAVLDRQIDKARAVAADINGLALECDICDAASVTAALDQIKAHWGQDARILMNVAGIGTAKRVIGRDGEPAPLEDFERVIRVNLIGSYNMTRLFAARCARLDALEDGARGVILYTASVAAFDGQVGQQAYSASKGGLVGMTLPMARDLAQHGIRVCTVAPGLFATPLMQELPEPVQQSLAASIPFPSRLGKPSEFADLAVHIVHNDHLNGEVIRLDGALRMAPR; the protein is encoded by the coding sequence ATGCAAGTTCGGGAACAGATTGCCATTGTCACGGGCGGCGCATCCGGCCTTGGAGAAGCCACGGCGCGTGCGCTGGCGGCTGCAGGGGCCAGGGTTGCGGTGCTGGACCGCCAGATCGACAAGGCCAGGGCGGTGGCGGCGGACATCAACGGTCTGGCCCTGGAGTGCGATATCTGTGACGCGGCCAGCGTGACGGCAGCGCTGGACCAGATCAAGGCCCACTGGGGGCAGGATGCACGCATCCTGATGAATGTGGCTGGTATCGGTACGGCCAAGCGCGTGATAGGCCGCGATGGCGAGCCCGCGCCGCTGGAGGATTTTGAGCGCGTGATCCGTGTCAACCTTATCGGCAGCTACAACATGACGCGGCTGTTTGCCGCGCGCTGCGCCAGGCTGGATGCGCTGGAGGATGGGGCGCGCGGCGTGATTCTCTACACTGCCTCGGTGGCTGCTTTTGATGGCCAGGTGGGGCAGCAGGCCTATAGCGCATCCAAGGGCGGTTTGGTGGGCATGACGCTGCCCATGGCGCGCGATCTGGCCCAGCATGGCATCCGCGTCTGCACGGTGGCGCCGGGTCTGTTTGCCACGCCGCTGATGCAGGAACTGCCCGAGCCCGTGCAGCAGTCGCTTGCAGCGTCCATTCCCTTCCCGTCGCGTCTGGGCAAGCCTTCGGAGTTTGCAGATTTGGCCGTGCATATCGTGCACAACGATCACCTCAACGGCGAGGTGATTCGCCTGGATGGCGCGCTGCGCATGGCGCCGCGATGA